A portion of the Acidihalobacter yilgarnensis genome contains these proteins:
- the proB gene encoding glutamate 5-kinase produces the protein MKTPEPTRGYRWVVKIGSSLLTADGRGLDHAALADWADQIAQLRNDGKQIVLVSSGAVAEGMNRLGWKSRPSALHQLQAAAAVGQMGLIQAYQDQFSRQGLLAAQVLLTHDDLVDRRRYLNARSTLRALLALGAIPIVNENDTVAADEIRFGDNDTLGALVANLVEADLLVILTDQRGLFDRDPRQHADATLIAEAQASDPCLQGYAASGVGSLGRGGMATKVSAARRAARSGAATIISAGREPDVLLRLAAGERLGTLLRPDKEPLAARKQWIASQLKLHGEVWVDVGAANALCAAGRSLLPVGVTEVRGKFARGEVVSVRNTEGQEIARGLINYDAAETRRIMRLPSESIEPTLGYVDEPELIHRDNLVLI, from the coding sequence ATGAAGACGCCTGAGCCGACGCGCGGCTACCGCTGGGTTGTCAAAATCGGCAGCTCGCTACTGACCGCGGACGGGCGTGGCCTCGATCATGCGGCACTGGCCGACTGGGCCGATCAAATCGCGCAGCTGCGTAACGACGGCAAGCAAATCGTACTGGTATCGTCAGGGGCAGTTGCCGAAGGCATGAATCGACTTGGCTGGAAATCCAGACCAAGCGCCCTGCACCAGCTACAGGCTGCTGCCGCAGTCGGTCAAATGGGGCTGATACAGGCCTATCAGGACCAGTTCTCACGCCAGGGACTGCTCGCCGCACAGGTACTACTCACCCACGACGACCTGGTCGATCGCCGCCGCTATCTCAATGCCCGCAGTACCCTGCGTGCGCTGCTGGCACTCGGCGCCATCCCCATCGTGAACGAAAACGATACCGTGGCGGCCGACGAGATCCGCTTCGGCGACAACGACACCCTCGGCGCACTGGTCGCCAATCTGGTGGAGGCCGACCTACTCGTCATCCTCACCGATCAACGCGGCCTGTTCGACCGCGACCCGCGCCAGCATGCAGATGCCACTCTGATCGCCGAAGCCCAGGCTAGCGATCCGTGCCTGCAGGGCTATGCCGCCAGTGGTGTAGGCAGCCTGGGGCGCGGCGGCATGGCCACTAAGGTTTCTGCGGCGCGCCGCGCCGCGCGCTCGGGCGCCGCGACCATCATCAGTGCCGGACGCGAGCCGGACGTATTACTGCGACTAGCAGCCGGCGAGCGCTTGGGTACGCTGCTGCGTCCAGACAAAGAGCCGCTCGCGGCCCGCAAGCAATGGATCGCAAGCCAGCTCAAACTGCACGGTGAGGTCTGGGTCGACGTCGGCGCTGCAAATGCCCTGTGCGCCGCAGGGCGCAGCCTGCTGCCGGTGGGCGTGACCGAAGTACGTGGGAAATTCGCGCGTGGAGAAGTGGTCTCGGTCAGGAACACCGAGGGCCAGGAAATCGCGCGCGGACTGATCAATTACGACGCGGCGGAGACGCGGCGCATCATGCGCCTGCCAAGCGAGAGCATTGAGCCGACACTGGGTTACGTCGATGAGCCCGAGCTGATACACCGCGATAATCTGGTGTTGATCTAA
- the rpsT gene encoding 30S ribosomal protein S20 has translation MANIASARKRARQALVHRERNMALMSRLRTAVKKVLKAIQSGDKTSAQQAFQTAMPVIDGSVNKGMVHKNKAARHKSRLNARIRAM, from the coding sequence TTGGCCAATATCGCTTCTGCCCGCAAACGCGCCCGTCAGGCCCTGGTGCACCGCGAACGCAACATGGCCCTCATGTCGCGCCTGCGGACCGCGGTGAAAAAGGTGCTCAAGGCCATCCAGAGTGGCGACAAGACATCTGCTCAGCAGGCGTTCCAGACTGCGATGCCGGTGATCGATGGTTCGGTGAACAAGGGTATGGTGCACAAGAACAAGGCCGCTCGTCACAAGAGCCGCCTGAACGCACGTATCCGCGCGATGTGA
- the murJ gene encoding murein biosynthesis integral membrane protein MurJ, protein MSGSHHPSEIAPLSRKLFRSTAVVSAMTLVSRVFGYLRDMVLAVYFGANGATDAFFVAFRIPNFLRRLFAEGAFAQAFVPVFTEYKEHRTAAELRELLAHTAGTLASVLFVVTALGVLGAPLLIFIFAPGFTDNPHQYALASEMLRITFPYLLFIALTALAGGVLNSFGRFAIPALTPVLLNLSLIGATLWLAPHLSQPVVALSIGVLVAGVLQLAFQLPFLLRLGLLPRPRLSRTHEGVRRIMRLMLPALFGSSVVQVNLLFDTLVASFLAAGSISWLYYSDRFVELPLALFGIALGTVILPQLSRHRAQGETAGFEATLDWAIRVALVIAVPAALGLALLAGPILAALIEYRAFNAEDARMASMSLAAFATGLPAFMLIKVLAPGFYSRQDTRTPVRIGIAAMLVNMGLTALIVTPWYLLKLPGPHAGLALSTSLAAYLNAGLLYRGLRRDGVYSKPRWAGLFWRTLAASAVMSAVLLWMTPPLSDWAGWDAPHRVLRLGLMIGAGALAYGIPLWLLGVRLRGLLGRPGS, encoded by the coding sequence GTGTCGGGCTCCCATCACCCCTCGGAGATCGCCCCCCTGAGCCGCAAGCTGTTCCGCTCCACCGCCGTCGTCAGCGCCATGACACTGGTTTCGCGCGTCTTCGGCTACCTGCGCGATATGGTTCTGGCGGTTTATTTCGGTGCCAACGGGGCCACGGACGCCTTCTTTGTCGCCTTCCGTATTCCCAATTTTCTGCGCCGATTGTTCGCAGAGGGTGCCTTTGCTCAGGCCTTCGTCCCCGTCTTCACCGAATACAAGGAGCACCGCACGGCCGCCGAGCTGCGCGAACTGCTTGCCCACACGGCGGGCACGCTTGCCAGTGTGCTCTTCGTCGTCACCGCGCTGGGCGTGCTCGGCGCGCCGCTGCTGATCTTTATCTTCGCGCCAGGCTTCACCGACAACCCCCATCAGTACGCCCTGGCCAGTGAGATGTTGCGCATCACCTTCCCCTATCTCTTGTTCATCGCGCTGACCGCACTCGCCGGCGGCGTACTCAACAGCTTCGGGCGCTTTGCCATCCCCGCGCTGACGCCGGTGCTGCTCAACCTCTCGCTGATCGGCGCCACCTTGTGGCTCGCACCGCATCTATCACAACCAGTCGTGGCGCTGTCCATCGGCGTCCTTGTCGCCGGCGTGCTCCAGCTTGCCTTCCAGTTACCTTTTCTGTTGCGCTTGGGTCTACTCCCGCGCCCGCGACTGTCGCGTACGCACGAGGGTGTACGCCGCATCATGCGCCTGATGCTGCCGGCGCTGTTCGGCTCCTCCGTAGTCCAGGTCAACCTGCTGTTCGACACCCTGGTCGCATCCTTTCTCGCCGCCGGCAGCATCTCCTGGCTGTACTATTCGGACCGCTTCGTCGAACTACCGCTGGCGCTATTCGGCATCGCCCTGGGCACCGTCATCCTGCCGCAACTCTCGCGCCACCGCGCCCAAGGCGAAACCGCGGGTTTCGAGGCCACGCTCGACTGGGCAATCCGCGTTGCACTGGTGATCGCCGTACCGGCGGCGCTTGGGCTTGCACTGCTCGCCGGCCCGATTCTGGCTGCACTCATTGAATATCGCGCCTTCAACGCCGAGGACGCGCGCATGGCCTCGATGAGCCTTGCAGCCTTCGCCACCGGTCTGCCCGCCTTCATGCTGATCAAGGTACTCGCGCCGGGATTTTATTCGCGCCAGGATACGCGTACCCCGGTACGCATCGGCATCGCCGCCATGCTGGTCAACATGGGCCTGACCGCGCTCATCGTCACACCGTGGTATTTGCTCAAACTCCCAGGCCCACACGCAGGTCTCGCACTATCGACCTCGCTCGCAGCCTATCTCAATGCGGGATTGCTTTACCGCGGCCTGCGTCGCGACGGCGTCTATTCGAAGCCGCGCTGGGCAGGGCTGTTCTGGCGGACTCTCGCAGCCAGCGCGGTCATGAGTGCGGTCTTGCTCTGGATGACGCCGCCACTGAGCGACTGGGCAGGCTGGGATGCGCCCCATCGCGTATTGCGACTCGGATTGATGATCGGAGCCGGCGCACTGGCTTACGGTATCCCACTGTGGCTGCTCGGCGTACGCCTACGCGGCTTGCTCGGACGCCCCGGTAGCTGA
- a CDS encoding sigma-54 interaction domain-containing protein — protein sequence MTTPRFPQQRPSHTIPTEMGANLTQSLIDAQDHPFVLIDEEYRLVAANLAYRRVYGLDEHADVVGRHCYEVSHRLDRPCHLNGEDCPHRQVFATGETHEVLHTHYDARGQAEQVRIRGHAIRGIDGQLWLGESIERLATPEAHGCEGRMIGFSPRYLRMLQQLGQSAASQAGVLLQGESGVGKELAARFIHHRSPRAEGPLVTVDCTTLNGNLFEAELFGHERGAFTGSVGRRPGLFEQADKGTLFLDEVGELPLELQAKLLRVLETGEFRRVGGRNLLHADVRVVAATNRDLRQRVDEGSFREDLYYRLACIVVSLPALRERREDIPALADALLNQLCREHGRPCYMTREAVDCLICYDFPGNIRELKNVLQRAVALSPDGVIDAGQIDLDVSRERRAVSEAPSAEGSRGAPLQRVESRYIAELLAHHDGHRRRVAEALGVSERTLYRKLRRYGLG from the coding sequence ATGACAACACCCCGCTTTCCGCAACAACGTCCGAGCCATACGATCCCCACGGAAATGGGAGCGAATCTGACGCAATCGCTGATCGATGCCCAGGATCACCCCTTCGTACTGATCGATGAGGAATACCGGCTGGTCGCCGCCAATCTCGCCTACCGGCGAGTCTATGGACTTGACGAGCATGCCGACGTGGTCGGGCGCCATTGCTACGAGGTGTCCCATCGCCTCGACCGACCTTGCCATCTCAATGGCGAGGATTGCCCCCATCGCCAGGTCTTCGCGACCGGCGAGACTCATGAGGTGCTACACACACACTACGACGCCCGCGGTCAGGCCGAGCAGGTGCGCATTCGCGGTCATGCCATACGCGGCATCGATGGGCAATTGTGGCTGGGCGAATCCATCGAGCGCCTCGCTACACCCGAGGCGCATGGCTGCGAAGGCCGCATGATCGGCTTCTCGCCCCGCTATCTGCGCATGCTGCAGCAGCTTGGACAGTCGGCGGCGAGTCAGGCCGGCGTGCTGTTGCAGGGCGAGAGTGGCGTGGGCAAGGAACTGGCCGCGCGCTTTATCCACCATCGTAGCCCACGCGCCGAAGGGCCTTTGGTCACGGTCGACTGCACCACGCTCAATGGCAATCTTTTTGAGGCCGAGTTGTTCGGTCACGAGCGTGGCGCCTTTACCGGCAGCGTTGGGCGTCGCCCCGGCCTGTTCGAGCAGGCCGACAAGGGCACGTTGTTTCTCGACGAAGTGGGTGAGCTGCCGCTGGAGCTGCAGGCCAAGTTGCTGCGCGTGCTCGAAACGGGCGAGTTCCGGCGGGTCGGTGGACGCAATCTGCTTCATGCGGACGTGCGGGTAGTCGCGGCCACCAATCGAGATCTGCGTCAACGTGTGGACGAGGGCAGTTTCCGCGAGGATCTCTACTACCGGCTGGCCTGCATCGTAGTGTCGTTGCCCGCGTTGCGTGAGCGCCGCGAGGATATTCCCGCCTTGGCCGATGCGCTCCTCAATCAGCTCTGTCGCGAGCATGGGCGGCCCTGCTATATGACACGCGAAGCGGTCGACTGTCTGATCTGTTACGACTTTCCGGGCAATATTCGAGAGCTCAAGAACGTCTTGCAGCGCGCGGTCGCGCTGTCGCCCGATGGCGTGATCGATGCGGGCCAGATTGATCTCGACGTGTCGCGCGAGCGGCGGGCTGTATCCGAGGCGCCGTCCGCGGAGGGTTCGCGCGGTGCGCCCTTACAGCGCGTGGAAAGTCGTTATATCGCTGAGTTGCTGGCGCATCACGATGGGCATCGGCGCCGGGTGGCAGAGGCGCTTGGTGTCAGCGAGCGGACGCTCTATCGCAAGCTCAGGCGTTACGGCCTGGGTTGA
- a CDS encoding DsrE/DsrF/DrsH-like family protein yields MERICILVTSGSREKLQMAGMLASVGAVSGSEVLVFLSMNALTPFVKDRIDDIPAEGELGQLILDKQAPPFLQLFEQAVELGDAKVHPCSMAMDVLGVGRDDLLPFLGAPLGLTKFLSEAQGAQTWSF; encoded by the coding sequence ATGGAAAGGATCTGCATCCTCGTCACCTCGGGTAGCCGCGAAAAGCTGCAAATGGCCGGCATGCTGGCATCGGTCGGCGCGGTGAGCGGTAGCGAGGTACTCGTTTTCTTGTCGATGAATGCCTTGACGCCCTTCGTCAAAGATCGCATCGACGACATTCCCGCCGAGGGCGAGCTAGGTCAGTTGATCCTGGACAAACAGGCGCCCCCCTTTCTCCAACTTTTTGAACAGGCCGTCGAACTGGGTGACGCCAAGGTTCACCCCTGCTCGATGGCGATGGATGTCTTGGGCGTGGGTCGCGACGATCTGCTGCCGTTTCTCGGTGCCCCACTTGGGTTAACCAAATTCCTGAGCGAGGCACAGGGCGCACAGACCTGGAGTTTCTGA
- a CDS encoding sulfurtransferase TusA family protein, with amino-acid sequence MAEKHQIDARGSYCPGPLMELIARIKQAEIGDELEVLSTDEGSANDIPEWVKKVGHEMIESFQADGVWHVVIRKVK; translated from the coding sequence ATGGCCGAAAAACATCAGATCGACGCCCGCGGCAGCTATTGCCCGGGGCCTCTCATGGAACTCATCGCACGTATCAAACAGGCCGAAATTGGCGATGAACTGGAGGTGTTATCCACCGACGAAGGCTCGGCCAACGACATCCCTGAATGGGTGAAAAAGGTCGGTCACGAAATGATCGAAAGTTTCCAGGCCGATGGGGTCTGGCACGTCGTTATCCGCAAGGTGAAGTAG